TACGGCTACCAGCCTCCTCGTCTACTTCAATACACCCCGGGAACAACGAAGGTTCAAGCTGTTGATGATGTGTTGAAGGACAGGGAAGCCACTCTCAGAATCTTGAAGGACAACCTATGGGAAGCGCAAGAAAGGATGAAGAAATTTGTAGATTTAAATCGGACAGAAAGGAAATTTACAAATGGCGATTGGGTGTATCTACGGTTAAAACCATACCGTCAACTCTCAGCTTCTGCCCGGAGGAACCAGAAACTTGCTCCCCGCTACTATGGACCCTTCGTGATTGAAGAAAAAGTTGGAAATGTTGCCTATCACTTGAGACTACCACCAGAATCAAAGATCCACCCTGTTTTCCATGTTTATTCTCTAAAGAAAAAACTGGGATCCTCTTTTACCCTACAGCCAAAGCTCCCACCAGTCAATGTGGATGGATCTCTCTTCCCAGAACCAGAAAAGATACTAGATCGTAGACTTAAGAGACAAGGACGACGAGCTACCACAGAAATTTTGGTGAAATGGACTGGTATGGGCGACGAGGAGGCAACCTGGGAGAATGTTAGGGATTTTTGCAACAAATTTGGGGCCCTTGGGGACAAGGTCCTCGAAGAGGGGGAGTCTGTCATGTTACCACCCAAATAATTAATCTGCACCGTCCATTTAATCCAACCACTAGTAATTGTCATCACGTGTTCCTTTCAAAAGTCTAATTCCAGCATATTCAATTCATGTTACTTTTTAGTCTACTTTTGACCGAGTCTTTAGCTtggttgttattttatattataggGTTAGTGGTGTCCAGTTGTACATAGTGGGTAAACATGATGGTAGTGGgtctagatttattttttggttagtTATTATTTGAGTTGTCTTTAAAGTCTTGTTATCTGATTAATGATCATCAGAATTCCATTTGGCTTATTATCGTATATTTGGAGGCACTGGTCCCTTGAAGTACCagatttctttatttatatttgagaGTTCGTAACAGAGAACAACGGCTGAGTGGTGGGGGTTACAGTCTAATTGTGGAGTCTTGCTTTTCGGCTTCCTCTGTTGCCAGTAAAGTGCATGAGGGTGGTGAATTGCGGGGAAGTATCGGGGCTGAGAGCACATAACTTGCTCTGTTTTTGGTGCAGGAAACAGGGGCCTTATGATATCTTTTGCCGATGAAGAAAAGTGCTTTCAAAAGGTATCGGTAATTCTTTTTTGCTTCTTGCGTATCCATCCTAATGCTATGGAGAAAGCGACGGTTTCATAGTTGTTCGGATTTATATTATGCTATTGGGTTGCATCTTTTGAtggtttgtttcagaatctcgcATTTTTGAAAGGATGTGATCTTCTTCATGTTAGTTTTTTCTTGATACATCGTCTATCATCTTTGTTGCCAAATTTGGATTTGATCCGTATTTAGTATTTAGCAGTTGTGTGAATTGCCTATTAAGCCGAATAGTACGGACTGAATGCCAAGTCATCAATTAAAAACTtgacttttatataattaaatagaaacCAAATAATCAGTGGCCGACCACTATTGGTGGGAGTAAcattattcaattatttatatagttggTCCCTGaactaaaaaaatcatataatccATCATCTTAGTTCCAACACAAGTGAGATTGTAAAAGGGGAAATTGTATCCGAGGCTGGTGATGTTATTTGTGGAGACTACGGTAAATATCTTGGTCTTTCAACTATGATTGGAAGATCAAAGTATGAAACTTtcagaaatataaaagaaagggTGTGGAGGAAGATTAGAAGCTGGAAAAACTCATTTTTGTCCCGTGTTGGTCGAGAGGTTTTAATTTAGGTTGTTTTAGAGTCTATTCCTACTTACACGATGAATGTGTTTAGATTTCCAAGGAAGTTGTGTCAAGAGATCAATTCCATTATTGCAAGTTTCTGGTGGAGTAGTGAAAAAGATAATAAGGGTATTCATTGGAAGAGTTGGGATAAAAtgggagaaaataaaaaggatgGTGGGATGGGGTTTGAGATATTGATGTTTTTAATAAGGCTATGTTAGCCAAACAAGGGTGGATGTTACAAATAAAGGTTGATTCTTTGGCAGCAAGGATTTTTAAGGAAAAGTATTTCAGTAAATGTCAGTTTATTGATGCAAAGATTGGATATAAACCCTCTTTTATGTGGAGGAGTTTATTAGCTGCACAAGATCTGGTGAAAGTAGGAATGGTGTGGAGAGTGGGTAATGGAAAAAGTATTTCTATATAGAAGGATAAATGGCTTCCTAATGGCTCAGATTTTAAAGTTAGATCACCTATTAATACTCTATCTGCAGACTCGAAGGTAAGCTCTCTTATCTTTGCAGATATTCATTGCTGGAATGAGAGTTTGGTAGGGGATGTGTTTAACAAGGAGAAGGCTGCTCAGATTTGCAGCATACCATTAAGTTGGCATGGTGGTGAAGATGAAATTATGTGGGGCTTTACTAAGGATGGCAGGTTTTCTGTGAGAAGTGTCTATCATTTAGGCAATGACATGGGAAAATCTAGGGCCGGGGAATGTTCTAATAAACAATCTCAAAAACAACTTTGGGAAGGGGTTTGGAGACTAAATGTCCCTAATCCTACAAAACAGTTTGTGTGGAAGGCTCTGAAGTGCATCTTACCAACAAGACAGAATCTAGTGCAGAGGAAAATAATTGAAGATGCTACATGTCAGATTTGTCAAAAGGGTGTAGAAACAATATGTCATGTCCTATGGTCCTGCCCAGCTGCAAGTGATGTATGGGTAGAGAGTGGGAGTGGTCTTTAGAAATGGCCTAGTgaagaaaaagatttttttgaGATATGGTCTAAAATGCAAACCAAATTGCAACAGAGCAAATTAGAAGAGGCATCCATGATACTAAGAGGACTATGGACAAGGAGAAATATGATGatttttgaagggaaatttGAGAGCCCAAGGAAAGTGCTTACTGCAGCAATGACCTGTCTCAAAAACTTTCAATGTGCTCGTGCTGAACTGAACCAGATGATGGGGCCTAATGTTCAGAAAAGGAAGGACACCAGATGGAAGCCACCAGATGAGGGAGCTTCTAAGGTAAACTTTGATGCGGCTATAGATATGAACAATTACAAATTGGGATTGGGTATAGTGGCAAGGAATCATGTGGGAGAGGTTCTATTTACCTTAAGTTCTTCTAAATTGTTTAGTGGCAACTTTGATACGGCAGAAGCAGCTGCTCTTTGGAGAGCTATGGAGCTTGTTTTGGAGCTTGATGTCAAGAATGTGGTGTTTGAAGGAGATGCTGACAGGGTGATCAAAGGGGTAACAGATGTAAGGGGCAACTATGATTGGATGGAGCAGCAGTATGCAAATATACGTGGCAGGTTCTTACTAAGGCCTGACTGGTCTGTGAGCTTCATTCATAGAGAAGGGAACTGTGTGGCTCATGCATTAGCTAAGAGAGCATTGAGAATGGAAGGGGAGTGGTGCTGGATTGAGGAAGGACCTTCAGAGATTACTAGTATAATTGCTAGAGAAATGCCTTGTAGTAATGAAGGGAATTAAGTGAGTGATAGTGAATTGAGAGTTTAAGTGAGTGTTGTTGCTTTGTAACAcaaattttatgaatgaatgaaaagtATTGatggatgtttaaaaaaaaaaactcctatatgaaaaattaaaaagtaattccaTTAGGTTTCTATAAGAAACTCCAATGGAAATGTTGTTGTGCCATGTTCTCCTTTAAAAtgtacacaaaaaataaaatggaagtaaaaaataaacaattaataaGACCCAATTAGAGTTTGGTAGAAACACGGTAAATACAATCGAAAAATGCTTGGTCTACAtagaagtgataaaaaaaaaatctaacctattatattaaatcaagtCAATATGTAAACTTTCTTGCATAAAATTTATACTTGGAAGGATAAAATATCTTAGGCCCATACTGGATTTTCAAGCCTAGTCCAATGTAAGGGGACTCATCAAGAAGGAAGAAGGAGAGAATGAATGAAGGGACAAAGAGCTGAGGAAGAAAAATGGTGTCAAGAGGAAAAGTGGAGATGTGATGTAAATGAGAGAAGATGAGACATAAAGTAAGAAATGAGCAGAGGATAAAGGGGGTTTTCGAGGGACTTCTTTAACTTCAATTTTTTCAGCTTCTTCAACTTCATGAGAGGGACTCCAATGATGAGATCTCCACAAGAAAATAGAGCTTAGATTTCTATTGTACAGAGAAGAGGATAGAccatgagagattgtaaaatatgcatattataGTGAATTTGCCCTCCAAATGACTTGTGGATGTAGCTCCAATGCCAAATTACGTAAATATGTGCGTCTCTGTCTCTTATTTTCCCTGCATTTATTTACTGATCACTGCAATTTATGTATGTACTGACGCTGTACAACCGCACTAGACCATCGTAGGGGGCTCCATACTACACCAATGGAGATCCGAATAGTCTCAACGGGCCTGGAATGAGTCTTTCTCTTCTTCCAGCCTGTTGCGCTATTTTCAAGCATTAAAAATACTTATACCTAACAATTCTCAGTTTCACTTCTAGGTAGAGAAACCACTTACAAGAACTGAAGAACTCTTATCCATGTGTTTTTCTCCTCTACCTTGTCTTTcccaaataacaaaataaactaCCCATTGCTGACACACACAACACAAAAAAAATGGTTTATTTACTTTATGATTACAACACGATACAATTGCCACCGTACAACACATCCATGTAACACCTATACATAGAACACACATTAGTCCACATGGTTCTCATGTAGTTTATTATAGAAACTATGGGTTGGGTTTACGAGCTCTTCCAGGcctatcatattttattttgaaaattttggccTATAATTTGCCCCAATTGTCCTCAAAGTAGGAAAATGTTGGTGTAACAGGTCAATATTTCGTCATCATCCCTTGCTTCTTCTTTCTCCCCCACCccacaagtttatttttttgtcagCTTTGTCTTTTTTAAGGCCATGATTTTGGATTTACTAAGAGAGGAGAGACACTAACTATTGGCAAAGAGAGAAGCAACAGATGGGGAGGGAACGAACTTGAGGAGAACATGAGGAAGTGAGAGAGAGGGCTCAGGATTTTGATTTGTAATATGAGATCCATGATGTGGCCTCCAAACCAGGATCGGTGTGCGGTGTAAGAAACTTCAACCGGAcgataaatagattttctctTCTATTAAAACTTCTACATTAAGTCTAGGCCATTTTCTTGTAATCTATTATTGTCTTTTATGTGACTTGAATATCCATGTCATTTGTAACTATGGGAAGATTATCCAAAGCATTAATTATATGGAAACTTTGAATGCAAGCGACTTCACGCAGCCCTTGCGCACCCCGTCTACTTGGCAATCCACCCACAAAAGAAAACGGTATGTTTTGGTCTTGCAAAATGAGGGGTTCGTGGGAGACGAAAAAAATGGGAGGGGGGAAATTTcatgaaattaaatgaaatggTGCATTTTTACCTTATCCCAATTCTCCTTCCACTTCCCCTGTCATTTGTCTTCTCTCCTTCACAATCGCTGACCCTAGCTGAAGAAGCCCAACCCAAATTTTCCTTCACCTTCCATTCCATAGCAAACCCTAGTAAAAATTCACACACGATTGCATACCCCGCAAATGAGCCCTAACTCTCTCTTATCCATGATCTgccgtcctctctctctctctctctctctctctctctctctctctctctctctctctgtgtatgtGATTATGTGATAACTTTAGGTTGATTAAGTGTGTGGGATGTGGAAGTTcagtatttaatttttagttttgctatgaattttttatcaaaattttattctttggGTACAAGAATGGTAATTCCTGAATAGCAAATACACAAAGAGACATATGGTAAATACGTAGAGGATGGTAACCATGCATACATGATCTGAGAGAGAGATCTGTCATAACAtgctaattacttaaaatcataccatagagataattaatacatattcagttatactaaaattaatagctattaatattatttaaaactcataaaatatttcttgaTTTTCTATTGAAAGTAtaacataataattttattcaaatcaGACTAAATAGACAAATGGACTACTAATTAAAATAGTGGCCCAATAGTatactttaaaatataatttaaatcccTTAAATATTTCTCTAAGAACATAAATCTATGGGCTCATATTTATATAAGTAAACTTGGCCTAACTTAAAATCAAACCTAGCCCTAATTAAAGAAAGCAACCAACTTAGAGTACTATCAGTTCTAAAAGAACAGATTGAACCTAGCACATGGTAAGGCCCATCTGGACATTCTCATATCATAAAAGGCACCAAGCCAAATGGGCCTAGGGCCTAAAGttctattttaatttcagaTAAGTGAAGCCCTATGTGTGGAAAACACACGGGCTGTGAAGGTAAAAAAATAGAGGCTCATGAGAGAAGCCTCATGTGATAGAAGGGGCAACTCACCGAGAGAGGTGACAGGGTGCAACGGTGGCTCTGGGTGGCTAGAAGTGACCAGCAACATGTTCGGGTCCATTGGGCAGTGGtgcaatgagagagagagagagagagagagagagagagagagagagagagagagagagagagagaccaagaTCTGGAAatcaagaggagagagagatccCATCGGGAGACTTACCAAAAAGGAGTGGGTTCAATGGGGTTGGGATGGTTGGCGATTTCTGTGGTGGCTGGGAGGTAGTCTGACCTCCATATGGTTGTTGATGGTGGTTGTTTGCTTGCTGTCAGTGGAGAGGGAGAGTGACGGGGGAAGTTTTAAGGATCAATGCACTTCATGGAGGCAGAG
The genomic region above belongs to Carya illinoinensis cultivar Pawnee chromosome 4, C.illinoinensisPawnee_v1, whole genome shotgun sequence and contains:
- the LOC122306338 gene encoding uncharacterized protein LOC122306338 — encoded protein: MQTKLQQSKLEEASMILRGLWTRRNMMIFEGKFESPRKVLTAAMTCLKNFQCARAELNQMMGPNVQKRKDTRWKPPDEGASKVNFDAAIDMNNYKLGLGIVARNHVGEVLFTLSSSKLFSGNFDTAEAAALWRAMELVLELDVKNVVFEGDADRVIKGVTDVRGNYDWMEQQYANIRGRFLLRPDWSVSFIHREGNCVAHALAKRALRMEGEWCWIEEGPSEITSIIAREMPCSNEGN